The following proteins come from a genomic window of Halorussus halophilus:
- a CDS encoding class I SAM-dependent methyltransferase, whose product MRQFSADYLRNTRRGMWDDRAALADLELDSRERVLDVGCGTGELSGVLAEETPGEVVGTDADGELLSVAQQVVPVVAGDATRLPFSDDSFDLVVCQALLINLPDPVAAVKEFRRVSADLVAAVEPDNSAVSVESTVDSEGALAARAREAYLEGVPTDVTLGGEGTREVFEQAGLSNVSTRTHYHTRTIEPPYGDADVQAAKRKASGEGLASDRETLLAGDLDVEGYDDLRSDWREMGRETIEQMSEAEYKRVEVVPFYVTVGSVESA is encoded by the coding sequence GTGCGCCAGTTCTCCGCCGACTACCTCCGGAACACCCGCCGCGGGATGTGGGACGACCGGGCCGCGCTCGCCGACCTCGAACTCGACTCGCGCGAGCGCGTGCTGGACGTCGGCTGTGGCACCGGCGAACTCTCGGGGGTACTGGCCGAGGAGACGCCCGGCGAAGTCGTGGGCACCGACGCCGACGGAGAACTACTGAGCGTGGCACAGCAGGTCGTTCCGGTGGTCGCTGGAGACGCGACCCGCCTCCCCTTCTCCGACGACAGCTTCGACCTCGTGGTCTGTCAAGCACTGCTCATCAACCTGCCGGACCCGGTCGCGGCAGTCAAGGAGTTCCGCCGCGTGTCCGCGGACCTCGTTGCGGCGGTCGAACCCGACAACTCGGCGGTGTCGGTCGAATCGACGGTCGATAGCGAGGGAGCACTGGCGGCCCGCGCACGGGAGGCGTATCTGGAGGGCGTCCCGACAGACGTGACACTCGGTGGAGAGGGGACCCGCGAGGTGTTCGAGCAAGCGGGGCTCTCGAACGTCTCGACGCGCACGCACTACCACACCCGAACTATCGAACCGCCCTACGGAGACGCAGACGTACAGGCGGCCAAGCGGAAGGCCAGCGGCGAGGGACTGGCGAGCGACCGCGAAACGCTCTTGGCCGGTGACCTCGACGTCGAAGGCTACGACGACCTGCGGAGCGACTGGCGCGAGATGGGTCGGGAGACCATCGAGCAGATGAGTGAAGCGGAGTACAAGCGAGTCGAGGTCGTGCCGTTCTACGTGACTGTCGGTTCTGTCGAGTCGGCATGA
- a CDS encoding aminopeptidase, whose amino-acid sequence MDPRIRDHAEILTDHSTQVEAGDNVLVRAPPAAEDLAVAVAEKLGEIGANASVTLSSTRATRAFVQAGDTDDFELNEHTLAMMEETDVVIIIKGDRNTAEMSDVPPAKHTAYAESQRPIVDERTNKRWVGTQFPASGEAQKAEMSTEAYEEFVYGAVNKDWDAQREHQSQMVEILDPADEVRIVSGETTDLTMSVAGMKTANDYGEKNLPGGEVFTAPVPDSVEGEVLFDKPLVRQGREIEDAWLRFEDGDVVEHDAEKNEDVLAAVLNTDDGARRLGELGIGMNRDIDRFTYNMLFDEKMGDTVHLAVGSAIRETVPDGQTYNESAVHMDMIVDMAEDSYIEVDDEIVQRDGTFRFEDGFEG is encoded by the coding sequence ATGGACCCACGTATCCGCGACCACGCCGAGATTCTGACCGACCACTCGACGCAGGTCGAGGCGGGCGACAACGTCCTCGTCCGCGCACCGCCCGCCGCCGAGGACCTCGCCGTCGCAGTCGCCGAAAAGCTAGGGGAAATCGGCGCGAATGCTTCCGTGACGTTATCGAGTACTCGTGCGACACGGGCGTTCGTTCAGGCGGGCGACACCGACGACTTCGAACTCAACGAACACACCCTCGCGATGATGGAGGAGACGGACGTCGTCATCATCATCAAAGGCGACCGAAACACCGCCGAGATGAGCGACGTCCCGCCAGCGAAGCACACCGCCTACGCCGAATCCCAGCGACCGATAGTGGACGAGCGCACGAACAAACGCTGGGTCGGTACCCAGTTCCCCGCGTCGGGCGAAGCGCAGAAGGCAGAGATGAGCACCGAAGCCTACGAGGAGTTCGTCTACGGCGCTGTCAACAAAGACTGGGACGCCCAGCGGGAACACCAGTCCCAGATGGTCGAGATTCTGGACCCCGCAGACGAAGTCCGCATCGTCTCGGGCGAGACTACCGACCTGACAATGAGTGTCGCCGGGATGAAGACGGCCAACGACTACGGCGAGAAGAACCTGCCCGGCGGCGAGGTGTTCACCGCGCCGGTTCCGGACTCCGTCGAGGGCGAGGTGCTGTTCGATAAGCCACTCGTCCGTCAAGGCCGAGAAATCGAAGACGCGTGGCTTCGGTTCGAAGACGGCGACGTAGTCGAGCACGACGCCGAGAAGAACGAAGACGTGCTGGCCGCAGTGTTGAACACCGACGACGGCGCGCGCCGTCTCGGCGAACTCGGCATCGGCATGAACCGCGACATCGACCGGTTCACCTACAACATGCTGTTCGACGAGAAGATGGGCGACACCGTCCACCTCGCAGTCGGTAGTGCAATTCGGGAGACGGTTCCGGACGGCCAGACGTACAACGAGAGCGCGGTCCACATGGACATGATAGTGGACATGGCGGAGGACTCCTACATCGAAGTTGACGACGAAATCGTCCAGCGCGACGGCACGTTCCGATTCGAAGACGGATTCGAGGGATAG
- a CDS encoding sulfurtransferase TusA family protein, with the protein MSTEFEVTETLDVKGLSCPMPVVKTKQTADGLSEGEVLEVLSTDSGSMSDVKGWANTTDGVELLEQAEGEEGGESVYKHYVRKTE; encoded by the coding sequence ATGAGCACGGAATTCGAAGTCACCGAGACACTTGACGTGAAAGGACTGTCCTGCCCAATGCCCGTCGTGAAGACCAAGCAGACGGCCGATGGCCTCTCCGAGGGCGAAGTCCTCGAAGTCCTATCGACCGACTCTGGTAGCATGAGCGACGTGAAAGGGTGGGCGAACACGACCGACGGTGTCGAACTCCTCGAACAAGCAGAAGGCGAGGAGGGCGGCGAGTCGGTCTACAAGCACTACGTCCGCAAGACGGAGTAA
- a CDS encoding MBL fold metallo-hydrolase — MSEEAFPTPDVEVGSIEPETLKEQIDSGESVTILDVRAESEFDEWHLDGDSVEIVNVPYFDLLDGVDESDLERIPEGDPLVVVCAKGGSSEYIAGQLIEAGRDAVNLAEGMNGWATIYEYKEVETDGDALVAQYQRPSSGCLGYLVVSDDEAAVIDPLRAFTNVYKQDAKALGADLQYAIDTHIHADHISGVRDLVEDGVEGVIPSASVDRGVTYADDVTQAEDGDVFEVGETTIETVYTPGHTSGMTSYLVDGELLATGDGLFIESVARPDLEEGDDGAPDAAKQLYESLQERVLTLDDDVLVGGAHFSDSAEPAADGTYTATIGELTETMDALSMEEDEFVELVLSDMPPRPANYEDIIATNLGQQSVDDEEAFELELGPNNCAASQDALTSD, encoded by the coding sequence ATGAGTGAAGAAGCATTCCCGACTCCCGACGTGGAAGTGGGCTCTATCGAACCGGAGACGCTGAAAGAACAGATCGACAGCGGTGAATCGGTCACCATCCTGGACGTGCGCGCTGAATCCGAGTTCGACGAGTGGCACCTCGACGGTGACTCGGTCGAAATCGTCAACGTCCCGTACTTCGACCTCCTCGACGGCGTGGACGAATCGGACTTGGAGCGAATCCCCGAAGGCGACCCGCTCGTAGTCGTCTGCGCGAAAGGTGGTTCGAGCGAGTACATCGCCGGGCAACTCATCGAAGCAGGCCGAGATGCGGTCAACCTCGCCGAGGGCATGAACGGATGGGCGACCATCTACGAGTACAAAGAGGTCGAGACAGACGGCGACGCCCTCGTCGCGCAGTACCAGCGCCCTTCCAGCGGTTGCCTGGGATACCTCGTGGTCTCCGACGACGAGGCAGCAGTCATCGACCCACTCCGGGCGTTCACGAACGTCTACAAACAGGACGCGAAGGCACTCGGTGCCGACCTGCAGTACGCCATCGACACGCACATTCACGCCGACCACATCTCGGGCGTGCGTGACTTGGTCGAGGACGGCGTCGAAGGCGTCATTCCGTCCGCTTCGGTTGACCGTGGTGTCACCTACGCTGACGACGTGACGCAGGCCGAAGACGGTGACGTCTTCGAAGTGGGCGAAACCACCATCGAGACGGTGTACACGCCCGGTCACACCTCCGGGATGACCTCCTATCTCGTCGATGGCGAACTCCTCGCTACCGGCGACGGCCTGTTCATCGAGAGTGTCGCCCGCCCGGACCTCGAAGAGGGCGACGACGGCGCACCAGACGCGGCGAAACAACTGTACGAGTCGCTCCAGGAGCGCGTCCTCACGCTCGACGACGACGTACTCGTCGGCGGTGCGCACTTCAGCGACTCGGCCGAACCTGCCGCAGACGGGACCTACACCGCGACCATCGGCGAACTGACGGAGACGATGGACGCGCTCTCGATGGAGGAAGACGAGTTCGTGGAGTTGGTACTTTCGGACATGCCGCCCCGTCCCGCCAACTACGAGGACATCATCGCGACGAACCTCGGACAGCAATCGGTCGATGACGAGGAAGCCTTCGAACTCGAACTCGGCCCGAACAACTGCGCAGCCAGCCAAGACGCACTCACGAGCGACTAA
- a CDS encoding YeeE/YedE family protein, which translates to MSSDQQRHPAFMPLILLGGLIFGFGLGYSHMARPEVVLNFLQFDDLGLLFVMGGAAVTTGITFFVATNLLDRAPLTGRQYTRRLKSFDQNVLVGGAIFGVGWGVSGICPGAAYASLGVGNFPILWAISGMFIGAYLQGFWRARSADTDSTAAVSD; encoded by the coding sequence ATGAGTTCGGACCAACAGCGACACCCGGCGTTCATGCCGCTGATATTACTCGGCGGACTGATATTCGGGTTCGGACTGGGGTACAGCCACATGGCGCGCCCGGAAGTCGTCTTGAACTTCCTGCAGTTCGACGACCTCGGACTGCTGTTCGTGATGGGTGGGGCCGCGGTCACCACCGGTATCACGTTCTTCGTGGCGACCAACCTCCTCGACCGGGCACCCTTGACCGGCCGACAGTACACGCGCCGACTCAAGTCGTTCGACCAGAACGTCCTCGTCGGCGGTGCCATCTTCGGCGTCGGTTGGGGCGTCTCCGGAATCTGTCCCGGTGCCGCGTACGCCAGCCTCGGGGTCGGCAACTTCCCCATTCTGTGGGCTATCTCCGGGATGTTCATCGGAGCGTACCTACAGGGCTTCTGGCGGGCGCGCTCCGCCGACACCGACTCCACGGCCGCCGTCAGCGACTGA
- a CDS encoding sulfite exporter TauE/SafE family protein: MEIFGVAASLLGMFAGFGLLIGLLFGFFGMGGSFLVTPALLVMGYEPDVAVASGLAFVFGTSVIATLKHRDLGQVDYKLGVLMIAGTTAGIEVGKLGLHWLQDIGLADTVVSVAYVALLGGIGVFITYRAISGDGGGGVSHDADGDDEIDPDDIPEIAKTIQSYRIPPMMTLRGGVQVSLWMILVVAFATGLLSGLLGVGGGFIRMPALFYLIGVPVPVAVGTDLFEIVFSGGIGSFLYAMDGAVDLAIVVPLLAGSALGARLGAAATSLVDEDDIKVYFGVMLLLGAIAVAVRKIGGILEMPVLDTVSLAIILGAATLVSGAVVVNSIRELRTETPAMAQTSD; the protein is encoded by the coding sequence ATGGAGATATTCGGAGTTGCGGCCTCCCTACTGGGGATGTTCGCCGGATTCGGTTTACTCATCGGTCTCCTGTTCGGCTTCTTCGGAATGGGTGGCTCGTTCCTCGTTACGCCCGCGCTGCTCGTGATGGGGTACGAACCGGACGTCGCAGTCGCGTCCGGCCTCGCGTTCGTGTTCGGGACCTCGGTTATCGCGACGCTCAAACACCGTGACCTCGGCCAAGTAGACTACAAACTCGGCGTGCTGATGATCGCCGGTACCACCGCAGGCATCGAGGTGGGGAAACTCGGTCTGCACTGGCTTCAGGACATCGGGTTAGCTGATACGGTCGTCAGCGTCGCCTACGTCGCCCTCCTCGGTGGCATCGGCGTGTTCATCACGTACCGTGCCATCAGCGGTGACGGTGGTGGCGGCGTCAGTCACGACGCAGATGGGGACGACGAAATCGACCCAGACGACATCCCCGAGATAGCCAAGACGATTCAGTCGTACCGGATTCCGCCGATGATGACTCTTCGGGGCGGCGTGCAGGTCTCGCTGTGGATGATTCTCGTCGTCGCGTTCGCTACGGGGCTCCTTTCGGGGCTACTGGGCGTCGGCGGCGGTTTCATTCGAATGCCCGCCCTGTTCTACCTCATCGGCGTTCCCGTGCCGGTCGCGGTCGGGACCGACCTGTTCGAGATCGTCTTCTCGGGCGGTATCGGTAGCTTCCTGTACGCGATGGACGGTGCAGTGGATCTGGCCATCGTCGTTCCGCTGCTCGCAGGGAGCGCGCTCGGTGCGCGACTCGGCGCGGCAGCGACCAGCCTCGTGGACGAGGACGACATCAAGGTGTACTTCGGCGTGATGCTCCTGCTGGGTGCTATCGCCGTCGCCGTGCGCAAAATCGGCGGCATCTTGGAGATGCCGGTTCTCGATACGGTGAGTCTGGCCATCATCCTCGGTGCTGCGACGCTCGTCAGTGGCGCAGTCGTGGTCAACTCCATCCGGGAACTCCGCACGGAGACTCCCGCAATGGCCCAGACCTCGGACTGA
- a CDS encoding YeeE/YedE family protein: MSMELLPALTYAELFPNGVMRYAIGGLLIGLGAAVIYLGTGIIAGASTFLESTWSYASDLPRFNRRKYLDSRDWRVVFTLGIVLGAAVYAVVFQGGTWTTEVQWWRLLGGGILVGIGTRVGKGCTSGHGVCGVGSVSETSLVNVATFMAVAIGTAQLVQALGVTP; the protein is encoded by the coding sequence ATGAGTATGGAACTACTACCAGCACTGACGTACGCCGAGCTGTTCCCCAACGGCGTGATGCGGTACGCCATCGGGGGACTACTCATCGGTCTCGGTGCCGCCGTCATCTACCTCGGCACGGGCATCATCGCAGGAGCGAGTACGTTCCTCGAATCGACGTGGTCGTACGCTTCCGATCTGCCCCGATTCAACCGACGCAAGTACCTCGATTCCCGCGACTGGCGTGTCGTGTTCACGCTCGGAATCGTCCTCGGTGCAGCGGTCTACGCAGTCGTCTTCCAGGGCGGCACGTGGACCACCGAGGTGCAGTGGTGGCGACTGCTCGGCGGGGGCATCCTCGTCGGCATCGGCACTCGGGTCGGTAAAGGCTGTACGTCAGGCCACGGCGTCTGTGGTGTCGGGTCGGTCTCCGAGACCTCGCTCGTCAACGTCGCAACGTTCATGGCCGTCGCCATCGGGACCGCACAACTCGTTCAGGCTCTGGGGGTGACGCCATGA
- a CDS encoding helix-turn-helix domain-containing protein, which produces MADSMSEYLQKDMECEGLLECIHGLKELDRECFQALVTSEEPLTIDEVADRVERERSTAYRSIQRLLQSGFVQKEQVNYEQGGYYHVYRPTDPDEVADDMQRMLNDWYAKMGQLLQEFRQKYDEQPAMAEN; this is translated from the coding sequence ATGGCAGATTCGATGTCCGAGTACCTCCAGAAAGACATGGAGTGTGAGGGGTTGCTCGAATGCATCCACGGCCTGAAAGAACTCGACCGTGAGTGTTTCCAAGCGCTAGTCACCAGCGAGGAACCGCTCACCATCGACGAAGTGGCCGACCGCGTCGAGCGCGAGCGCTCGACGGCGTACCGTTCCATCCAGCGACTCCTGCAGTCTGGATTCGTCCAGAAGGAGCAGGTCAACTACGAGCAGGGTGGCTACTACCACGTCTACCGGCCGACGGACCCGGACGAAGTCGCCGACGACATGCAGCGGATGCTCAACGACTGGTACGCCAAGATGGGTCAGTTGCTCCAAGAGTTCCGCCAGAAGTACGACGAACAGCCCGCGATGGCCGAGAACTAA
- a CDS encoding DUF7512 family protein, which produces MFGIETLSGPTGAAALIGIVLVEAILLYVGYGVLERLFGPTITDVLRGD; this is translated from the coding sequence ATGTTCGGAATTGAAACCCTCTCGGGCCCCACCGGGGCCGCCGCGTTGATCGGCATCGTGCTGGTCGAGGCGATTCTGCTGTACGTCGGCTACGGCGTGCTGGAGCGACTGTTCGGCCCGACCATCACGGACGTACTCCGAGGTGACTAA
- a CDS encoding DsrE/DsrF/DrsH-like family protein — protein sequence MSTDTQPTTDAPDGEGEELAALQSRIDELEEELAAVKTDTSDDQKKMTIIATKGTLDMAYPPLILASTAAAFGWDVVVFHTFWGLDILHEEKSKDLKLSAVGNPSMPMPNAVATLPFMDSMATKMMEKKIDEQGTPTIAELIDTSIEMGVELQACQMTIELMDYDESKFYDGVEVGVGAATALEHMADADIQLLV from the coding sequence ATGAGCACCGACACACAACCGACGACCGACGCCCCCGACGGCGAGGGTGAGGAGTTGGCGGCCCTACAGAGTCGCATCGACGAGTTGGAGGAAGAGTTGGCAGCGGTGAAAACCGACACCAGCGACGACCAGAAGAAGATGACCATCATCGCCACGAAGGGAACCCTCGACATGGCGTACCCGCCGTTGATTCTGGCCAGCACCGCGGCCGCCTTCGGTTGGGACGTAGTCGTGTTCCACACCTTCTGGGGCCTCGACATCCTCCACGAGGAGAAGTCCAAGGACCTCAAACTCAGCGCGGTCGGCAACCCGAGCATGCCGATGCCGAACGCCGTGGCGACCCTCCCGTTCATGGACTCCATGGCGACGAAGATGATGGAGAAGAAGATAGACGAACAGGGGACGCCGACGATAGCGGAACTCATCGACACCTCCATCGAGATGGGCGTCGAACTGCAAGCCTGCCAGATGACCATCGAGTTGATGGACTACGACGAGTCGAAGTTCTACGACGGCGTCGAAGTCGGCGTCGGCGCGGCCACAGCGCTCGAACACATGGCCGACGCGGACATCCAACTGCTCGTCTGA
- a CDS encoding TrmB family transcriptional regulator, translated as MTDNTHKEHAITSLQELGLSGYEAKCFVGLTRLSSGTAKEISEITDVPRSRVYDSVEKLQRRGLADVQNSTPRKYRSVPVETAVRAFRNEFDSNVETASRCLRQVQSPSPNDDGDLWTISGRENVTDRGSELISEADTDLYLGLSDSVADAGLEWVRAATDRNLDLTVSVSSQSLEQRVEQFVPRTDVTDRTNKPGPSMVHDASVGRVLLADGTNAVVSSVEGVSTSVERESAVLARDGSVGTGIVAMLREVQGLTHAEPPATAKGAQTTGPDGSGTGD; from the coding sequence ATGACCGATAATACGCACAAAGAACACGCCATCACTTCGCTGCAGGAACTAGGCCTCAGCGGGTACGAGGCGAAATGTTTCGTCGGACTCACACGGCTCTCCAGTGGGACCGCCAAAGAGATAAGCGAAATCACCGACGTTCCCCGTTCACGGGTGTACGATTCGGTGGAAAAGCTACAGCGTCGTGGACTGGCAGATGTCCAGAATTCCACGCCGCGGAAGTACCGTAGCGTCCCCGTAGAGACTGCCGTCCGTGCCTTCCGCAACGAGTTCGACTCGAACGTCGAAACCGCGAGTCGGTGTCTTCGACAGGTCCAGTCGCCGTCGCCGAACGACGACGGCGACCTCTGGACGATTTCCGGCCGAGAGAACGTGACCGACCGCGGGTCGGAACTCATCTCGGAGGCCGACACCGACCTGTATCTCGGCCTCTCGGACTCGGTAGCCGATGCCGGACTCGAATGGGTACGGGCCGCCACAGACAGGAACCTCGACCTCACGGTCAGCGTTTCGTCCCAGTCGCTCGAACAGCGCGTCGAACAGTTCGTTCCCCGAACCGACGTGACCGACCGGACGAACAAACCGGGACCGAGCATGGTCCACGATGCTTCGGTCGGCCGCGTCCTCTTGGCTGACGGGACGAACGCCGTGGTGAGTTCCGTGGAAGGCGTCTCGACGAGCGTCGAGCGCGAGAGCGCGGTTCTCGCCAGAGACGGGAGCGTCGGAACCGGTATCGTCGCAATGCTCCGGGAGGTGCAAGGACTTACGCACGCCGAACCACCCGCGACTGCGAAAGGGGCACAGACCACTGGACCGGACGGCTCTGGAACCGGCGACTAG
- a CDS encoding YbhB/YbcL family Raf kinase inhibitor-like protein, whose protein sequence is MVSFRTSAFTHGESIPEKFTCEGEDVSPELTIGDVSDDAAALAVVVDDPDAPSGTFTHWLLWNLPAETVEIGEGVRQTEQVRNLGDAKQGENDFGEVGYRGPCPPKGDSPHEYRFTLYVLDEELDVEAGASRPPVQNELDAKTRDSAQFSGQFGR, encoded by the coding sequence ATGGTTTCGTTTCGTACCTCGGCGTTCACCCACGGCGAATCGATTCCCGAGAAGTTCACCTGCGAAGGCGAGGACGTGTCGCCAGAGTTGACCATCGGCGACGTGTCGGACGACGCCGCGGCGCTCGCAGTCGTGGTAGACGACCCGGACGCACCGAGCGGAACGTTCACCCACTGGTTGCTCTGGAACCTGCCTGCAGAGACCGTCGAAATCGGCGAAGGCGTTCGCCAGACGGAGCAGGTTCGGAACCTCGGCGACGCGAAGCAGGGCGAAAACGACTTCGGCGAAGTCGGCTATCGCGGACCCTGCCCACCGAAGGGCGACTCGCCTCACGAGTATCGCTTCACGCTGTACGTACTGGACGAAGAGTTAGACGTGGAGGCGGGAGCGTCCCGGCCACCGGTACAGAACGAGTTGGACGCGAAGACGCGAGACTCTGCGCAGTTCAGTGGACAGTTCGGGCGATAG
- a CDS encoding lipoate--protein ligase family protein, whose protein sequence is MALADREWRLVREESWDGPVNMALDEIAAATAAEGGPRTVRVYQWDPSTLSLGYRQDPETVDWEFCEREGITVTRRPTGGGGIYHDRYADISYTIVAPAEELPGDLMETYEMLCEPIFDAFEKLGIDARFTDEEMPAIHQPACYLRKLHPAHDIVAGNDGRKISGNAQYRRKDAIIQHGSLKFDLNTERHLGVFSDPDTSPEEFRERVTTVSEQSDATREQAVEALEDALADWADADEGSWTDLELTDARDHADRKFGSDAWTRDRDDPTA, encoded by the coding sequence ATGGCGCTGGCTGACCGCGAGTGGCGACTCGTCCGCGAGGAGTCGTGGGACGGCCCGGTGAACATGGCGTTGGACGAAATCGCCGCCGCGACGGCGGCCGAGGGTGGCCCGCGAACGGTCCGAGTGTATCAGTGGGACCCCTCGACGCTCTCGCTCGGCTACCGACAGGACCCCGAGACGGTCGATTGGGAGTTCTGCGAACGGGAGGGGATCACGGTCACTCGTCGCCCTACTGGCGGCGGTGGCATCTACCACGACCGCTACGCCGACATCTCCTACACCATCGTCGCACCCGCCGAGGAACTGCCGGGCGACCTGATGGAGACGTACGAGATGCTCTGTGAACCCATCTTCGACGCCTTCGAGAAGTTGGGCATCGACGCGCGGTTCACCGACGAGGAGATGCCAGCGATTCATCAACCGGCGTGTTACCTGCGGAAGTTGCACCCCGCACACGACATCGTGGCTGGGAATGATGGCAGAAAGATTAGCGGCAACGCCCAGTACCGCCGCAAGGACGCCATCATCCAGCACGGGTCGCTGAAGTTCGACCTGAACACCGAGCGTCACCTCGGGGTCTTCTCGGACCCGGACACGTCTCCCGAGGAGTTCCGCGAGCGCGTGACGACGGTCTCTGAACAATCCGACGCGACCCGCGAGCAAGCGGTCGAAGCACTCGAAGACGCACTCGCGGACTGGGCCGACGCCGACGAGGGGTCGTGGACCGATCTGGAACTAACCGACGCCCGCGACCACGCCGACCGGAAGTTCGGAAGCGATGCGTGGACGCGAGACCGGGACGACCCGACGGCGTGA
- a CDS encoding response regulator, which translates to MDKEMVDDSDGTPPDARHSQSKSTVDPEKPEAYAEPSDSTEESGTVLVVDDEPAITDAYAKWLTSQYDVRTAYSGSEAIAQLDGTIDVMLLDRRMPEQSGEDVLTEMHERGIDCRVAIISAEAPDDTIRELGYDSYLQKPVTERDQILGLVENLLTTSL; encoded by the coding sequence ATGGACAAAGAAATGGTAGACGATAGCGACGGAACGCCTCCAGATGCCCGTCACTCCCAGTCGAAATCGACAGTAGACCCGGAGAAGCCCGAGGCATACGCGGAGCCGTCGGACTCCACCGAGGAGTCTGGGACCGTCCTCGTCGTCGACGACGAGCCAGCGATAACCGACGCGTACGCGAAGTGGCTCACCAGTCAGTACGACGTTCGAACCGCCTACAGTGGTTCCGAGGCGATAGCGCAACTCGACGGCACCATCGACGTGATGCTCCTCGACCGCCGGATGCCCGAACAGTCCGGCGAAGACGTCCTCACGGAGATGCACGAGCGCGGCATCGACTGCCGCGTCGCCATCATCTCCGCGGAGGCTCCCGACGACACCATCCGGGAACTCGGCTACGACTCCTACCTCCAGAAGCCAGTGACCGAGCGCGACCAGATACTGGGCCTCGTCGAAAATCTCCTTACCACTTCTCTGTGA
- a CDS encoding DUF7095 family protein has product MERARAVERATEILQTVEEETMPVPVREVWVYGDVALGLDPVERLNVYVTKDILLRGDADAAAEFEQTHGVKGVGKTVRAEWAEQFPEYIRANDNGHAAPEKCLAAHLLEDDEPVHLEVCNSGFEDNVTQRLKGAIARENYEQILDPRGVCLWADGQRSDEALRKLRESELAFPTLPDALEMLGMDAEQTTEAAETVESYRKRQEGATVRGDVV; this is encoded by the coding sequence ATGGAACGAGCGCGGGCCGTCGAACGAGCGACTGAAATCCTACAGACCGTCGAAGAAGAGACGATGCCCGTCCCCGTCCGCGAGGTGTGGGTGTACGGCGACGTGGCGCTCGGACTCGACCCGGTCGAGCGACTGAACGTCTACGTGACGAAGGACATCCTCCTGCGCGGTGACGCCGACGCCGCCGCGGAGTTCGAGCAGACTCACGGCGTGAAGGGCGTCGGCAAGACCGTCCGTGCAGAGTGGGCCGAGCAGTTCCCCGAGTACATTCGTGCGAACGACAACGGCCACGCCGCGCCGGAGAAGTGTCTGGCCGCCCACTTGCTGGAAGACGACGAACCGGTGCATCTCGAAGTCTGCAACTCCGGATTCGAGGACAACGTCACCCAGCGACTGAAGGGGGCAATCGCTCGGGAGAACTACGAGCAGATTCTGGACCCCCGCGGCGTCTGTCTCTGGGCCGACGGCCAGCGCTCGGACGAGGCGCTCCGCAAGCTACGCGAGAGCGAACTGGCCTTCCCGACGCTCCCCGACGCGCTGGAGATGCTCGGCATGGACGCCGAGCAGACGACCGAGGCCGCCGAAACCGTCGAATCCTACCGTAAACGGCAGGAGGGCGCGACGGTTCGGGGCGACGTAGTATGA
- a CDS encoding redoxin domain-containing protein encodes MGSSNGLAVGETVPDLSETLVRPGGETAETSLSSLWADSPVLLSFYTNDFTPDCLSEWCSFRDYDWFNSTDDVQVVGVSKSGVPTHRWFLDFLDLNFPLYADTDLTLTKAFDVYYRAFKVAPRSRRSCFLLDTDGVVRYKWVGEHPVDPTRDQPPISEIHEVIVEEFGGNESETFGL; translated from the coding sequence ATTGGGAGTTCTAACGGGTTAGCGGTCGGAGAGACTGTTCCAGACCTGAGCGAGACGCTCGTTCGGCCGGGCGGCGAGACGGCCGAGACGTCGCTGTCGTCGCTCTGGGCCGACAGTCCAGTGTTGCTCTCGTTCTACACGAACGACTTCACGCCCGACTGCCTCTCTGAGTGGTGTTCGTTCCGCGACTACGACTGGTTCAACAGCACCGACGACGTGCAGGTCGTCGGCGTCAGCAAGTCGGGCGTGCCCACGCACCGGTGGTTCCTCGACTTCCTCGACCTGAACTTTCCGCTGTACGCCGACACGGACCTGACGCTCACGAAGGCGTTCGACGTGTACTATCGCGCGTTCAAGGTAGCACCCCGCTCACGTCGGTCCTGCTTCTTGCTGGACACCGACGGCGTCGTCCGCTACAAGTGGGTCGGTGAACATCCAGTGGACCCGACGCGTGACCAACCGCCGATTTCGGAGATTCACGAGGTCATCGTCGAGGAGTTCGGCGGGAACGAGTCGGAGACGTTCGGGTTGTAA